A genomic window from Chanos chanos chromosome 14, fChaCha1.1, whole genome shotgun sequence includes:
- the tm2d2 gene encoding TM2 domain-containing protein 2 isoform X1 has product MPRISVNYILLCGQFLLLVTVLLLQCLEGIHSQNSSEPPGNRVVTTATSTVSAFSEQTQETVTFNPITPDHGNYSEQFEYNPPSPVVLCNYLPEEFVYCQEPVFHDGNITALSEMGHGCVKFGGQAHKNVNHTRVLCTALDGIECAGPREFFRENEPCIKYTGHYFITTLLYSFFLGCFGVDRFCLGHTGTAVGKLLTLGGLGIWWFVDLILLITGVLMPNDDSNWCTYY; this is encoded by the exons ATGCCGCGCATTTCTGTGAACTACATTTTATTATGTGGACAATTCCTCTTGCTTGTTACGGTGTTGCTTTTGCAATGTTTGGAAGGGATTCATTCCCAAAATTCGTCAGAGCCACCCGGAAACAGAGTggtaacaacagcaacatcaacagTATCTGCGTTTAGCGAACAAACTCAAGAAACCGTGACATTTAATCCCATAACTCCAGACCATGGAAATTACTCCGAGCAATTTGAATACAATCCACCATCACCGGTTGTTCTGTGCAATTATTT ACCGGAGGAGTTCGTGTACTGTCAAGAACCGGTTTTTCACGACGGAAATATTACTGCCCTTTCGGAAATGGGACACGGATGTGTGAAG TTTGGGGGACAAGCGCATAAAAACGTGAACCATACTCGAGTGTTGTGCACAGCGCTGGATGGGATCGAATGCGCTGGACCGCGAGAGTTCTTCAGAGAAAACGAACCGTGTATAAA ATACACTGGACACTATTTCATCACCACACTGCTGTATTCATTTTTCCTGGGCTGTTTCGGAGTGGACAGATTTTGTCTCGGCCACACGGGCACGGCTGTAGGCAAGCTCCTGACGCTGGGTGGTTTGGGTATTTGGTGGTTTGTGGATCTGATTCTGCTGATAACCGGAGTGCTGATGCCAAATGACGACAGCAACTGGTGCACATactactga
- the tm2d2 gene encoding TM2 domain-containing protein 2 isoform X2, whose product MPRISVNYILLCGQFLLLVTVLLLQCLEGIHSQNSEQTQETVTFNPITPDHGNYSEQFEYNPPSPVVLCNYLPEEFVYCQEPVFHDGNITALSEMGHGCVKFGGQAHKNVNHTRVLCTALDGIECAGPREFFRENEPCIKYTGHYFITTLLYSFFLGCFGVDRFCLGHTGTAVGKLLTLGGLGIWWFVDLILLITGVLMPNDDSNWCTYY is encoded by the exons ATGCCGCGCATTTCTGTGAACTACATTTTATTATGTGGACAATTCCTCTTGCTTGTTACGGTGTTGCTTTTGCAATGTTTGGAAGGGATTCATTCCCAAAATTC CGAACAAACTCAAGAAACCGTGACATTTAATCCCATAACTCCAGACCATGGAAATTACTCCGAGCAATTTGAATACAATCCACCATCACCGGTTGTTCTGTGCAATTATTT ACCGGAGGAGTTCGTGTACTGTCAAGAACCGGTTTTTCACGACGGAAATATTACTGCCCTTTCGGAAATGGGACACGGATGTGTGAAG TTTGGGGGACAAGCGCATAAAAACGTGAACCATACTCGAGTGTTGTGCACAGCGCTGGATGGGATCGAATGCGCTGGACCGCGAGAGTTCTTCAGAGAAAACGAACCGTGTATAAA ATACACTGGACACTATTTCATCACCACACTGCTGTATTCATTTTTCCTGGGCTGTTTCGGAGTGGACAGATTTTGTCTCGGCCACACGGGCACGGCTGTAGGCAAGCTCCTGACGCTGGGTGGTTTGGGTATTTGGTGGTTTGTGGATCTGATTCTGCTGATAACCGGAGTGCTGATGCCAAATGACGACAGCAACTGGTGCACATactactga
- the tbx3b gene encoding T-box transcription factor TBX3 produces the protein MAYHPFVPTSASDFSMGAMLGHQPPFFPVVGCGKPILDQLVSSSENAYSVSIHGVKDNPTTNQIRGLKTVEPETGVEDDPVVLLEAKELWEQFHRSGTEMVITKSGRRMFPPFKVRCTGFDKKAKYILLMDIVAADDSRYKFHNSRWIVAGKADPEMPKRMYIHPDSPATGEQWMSKIVNFHKLKLTNNISDKHGFTILNSMHKYQPRFHIVRANDILKLPYSTFKTYVFPETEFIAVTAYQNDKITQLKIDNNPFAKGFRDTGNGRREKRKQQSLQGSKGAESKKDLGSSDDSSSDQSSSNYFIQVPTIVTSTSKETGESDVDGTGQDEKFIPEDEADSREISTTTCELSDKTKLLDQTELDKSQKDHGSLDRENGSGRFLGTSDFTPLYFPQHPSQGLMVSPYGSIFSYPYNYVSPTAAQIHRHHISARHRTRCRPYSPPTRVHDNGLSLTAANYSKCETDMEADTNTTSPDSARFGPRKEVQKSSPGSRLGCPSPDSS, from the exons ATGGCTTATCACCCGTTTGTACCTACCAGTGCTTCGGACTTCAGCATGGGCGCAATGCTGGGACACCAGCCTCCGTTTTTCCCGGTGGTTGGATGTGGAAAACCAATTCTGGATCAGCTAGTGAGCTCTAGCGAAAACGCATATAGCGTATCCATTCATGGGGTCAAAGACAACCCCACAACAAACCAGATCAGAGGGTTGAAAACAGTAGAGCCAGAAACCGGAGTTGAAGATGATCCCGTCGTTCTATTGGAAGCTAAAGAACTTTGGGAACAGTTTCACAGGAGCGGCACTGAGATGGTGATAACTAAATCTGGAAG GCGCATGTTTCCACCTTTCAAAGTGCGGTGTACAGGTTTTGACAAGAAAGCAAAGTACATTTTGCTGATGGATATAGTGGCAGCGGACGACTCAAGATACAAGTTCCACAACTCCCGCTGGATAGTGGCAGGAAAGGCAGACCCCGAGATGCCAAAACGGATGTACATTCATCCTGACAGTCCCGCTACTGGAGAACAGTGGATGTCCAAAATTGTCAATTTTCACAAACTGAAGTTGACAAACAATATTTCAGACAAACATGGATTT ACAATTCTGAATTCCATGCACAAATATCAGCCGAGGTTTCACATTGTGCGGGCCAATGATATCCTCAAACTTCCGTACAGCACGTTCAAGACTTACGTATTTCCCGAAACAGAATTTATTGCTGTCACAGCGTACCAAAATGATAAG ATTACTCAGTTAAAGATAGATAATAATCCATTCGCCAAGGGATTCCGAGATACTGGAAATGGAAGACGAGAGAAAAG GAAGCAACAGTCCCTACAGGGGTCAAAAGGTGCGGAATCAAAAAAAGATCTCGGATCCTCGGACGACTCTTCAAGCGATCAGAGTTCatcaaattatttcattcaAGTACCCACAATCGTTACATCAACATCAAAAG AGACAGGTGAAAGTGATGTTGATGGCACTGGGCAAGACGAAAAGTTCATCCCCGAAGATGAAGCGGACTCTAGAGAAATCTCCACGACCACCTGTGAGCTATcggacaaaacaaaactgctggATCAAACGGAGCTCGATAAAAGCCAAAAAGACCACGGATCCCTAGACCGCGAGAATGGAAGCGGAC GATTCCTCGGAACGTCGGATTTCACTCCTCTTTACTTCCCGCAACACCCTTCACAG GGTTTAATGGTGTCTCCGTATGGAAGCATTTTCTCATATCCATACAACTATGTGAGTCCAACAGCTGCCCAGATTCACCGTCATCACATCAGTGCCAGGCACCGTACCCGCTGCAGACCCTACTCGCCACCGACACGGGTACATGACAACGGCCTGTCACTGACTGCAGCAAATTACTCAAAATGCGAGACTGACATGGAAGCCGACACAAACACAACGAGCCCGGATTCAGCGAGATTTGGACCCAGGAAAGAGGTCCAAAAATCATCACCTGGGTCACGTTTGGGCTGCCCGTCTCCGGACTCAAGTTAG